One region of Malania oleifera isolate guangnan ecotype guangnan chromosome 6, ASM2987363v1, whole genome shotgun sequence genomic DNA includes:
- the LOC131157553 gene encoding very-long-chain aldehyde decarbonylase CER3: protein MAAPFSTWPWENLGSFKYLLYGPLLAKVMYSRIYEQDTQKDSCCLHILIICVLRCLIHQFWSSYSNMLFLTRNRRILQQGIDFKQIDREWDWDNFIILQALIAFLVCYIYPSLANLPLWDIRGFFIVVMLHMMASEPLYYYIHKYFHGSYLFAHYHSLHHASVVPESFTVGSATPLEHLILAGIMSIPVLGCCFAGYGSTSMIYGYILMFDFLRCLGHCNVEVVPHQLFESIPFLRYLIYTPTYHSLHHTEMDTNFCLFMPLYDALGKTLNQKSWELHKRISSNSGRRGRVPEFVFLAHVVDITQAMHVPFVFRSFASTPFKTRIFLLPMWPPSFLVMLVMWALSKTFLITFYNLRGSLHQTWAVPRYGFQYFLPFARKGINKQIEQAILRADRLGVKVLSLAALNKNEALNGGGTLFISKHPNLKVRVVHGNTLTAAVILNEIPKDVTDVFLTGATSKLGRAIALYLCRRRVRVLMLTLSTERFQMIQKEAPLDCRSYLVHVTKYQAAQNCKTWIVGKWITSREQKWAPPGTHFHQFVVPAILPFRSDCTYGLAAMKLPDDVQGLGSCEYSMERGVIHACHAGGVVHVLEGWTHHEVGAIDVDKIDVVWNAALKHGLKPVSSTTVAKHI, encoded by the exons ATGGCTGCTCCTTTTTCTACTTGGCCATGGGAGAACTTGGGCAGCTTTAAG TATCTACTGTACGGACCTCTGCTAGCGAAAGTGATGTATTCAAGGATTTATGAGCAGGATACCCAAAAGGATAGCTGCTGCCTCCATATTCTTATCATTTGTGTACTTAGATGTCTCATTCATCAATTCTGGAGCTCTTACAGCAACATGCTCTTTCTCACCCGAAATCGCCGAATTCTCCAACAAGGGATTGATTTCAAGCAGATTGACAGAGAATGGGACTG GGATAACTTTATAATACTTCAAGCTCTCATCGCTTTTCTGGTCTGCTACATCTACCCCTCGCTTGCTAATCTTCCTCTGTGGGACATAAGAGGATTTTTTATTGTTGTCATGCTCCACATGATGGCCTCAGAGCCTCTGTActattatatacataaatattttcACGGGAGCTATCTGTTCGCCCATTATCATTCACTCCACCATGCATCTGTGGTACCAGAGTCCTTCACTG TTGGGAGTGCGACACCTTTGGAACATTTAATATTGGCTGGGATAATGAGTATTCCAGTGCTGGGGTGTTGTTTCGCCGGATATGGATCAACAAGCATGATCTACGGCTATATCTTGATGTTTGATTTCCTGAGATGCCTAGGACACTGCAATGTTGAAGTTGTACCCCATCAATTATTTGAGTCCATTCCCTTCCTTCGATATTTAATTTATACTCCAAC GTACCACAGCCTGCACCACACAGAGATGGACACTAATTTCTGCCTGTTCATGCCCCTCTACGATGCCCTGGGGAAGACGCTGAACCAAAAATCGTGGGAGCTACACAAAAGGATAAGCTCAAATTCAGGGAGGAGGGGGAGGGTGCCGGAGTTCGTGTTCCTGGCGCACGTGGTGGACATAACCCAGGCAATGCACGTGCCCTTCGTCTTCCGATCATTCGCCTCCACCCCCTTCAAGACCCGAATCTTCTTGCTCCCCATGTGGCCTCCCTCCTTTCTGGTCATGCTCGTCATGTGGGCTCTCTCCAAAACCTTCCTCATCACTTTCTACAACCTCAGGGGTAGTCTCCACCAGACTTGGGCTGTCCCTCGTTACGGCTTTCAG TATTTTTTACCATTTGCAAGAAAGGGCATCAACAAGCAGATAGAGCAGGCCATCCTCAGGGCTGACAGACTGGGCGTCAAGGTCCTTAGCCTTGCTGCATTGAATAAG AATGAAGCCTTGAATGGAGGTGGAACATTGTTCATAAGCAAGCACCCAAACCTCAAAGTTAGAGTAGTGCATGGCAATACCTTGACCGCCGCAGTTATTCTCAATGAGATCCCTAAGGATGTTACAGATGTATTTTTAACAGGAGCTACTTCTAAACTTGGAAGAGCCATTGCCCTCTACCTTTGTCGTCGAAGAGTGCGAGTTCTG ATGTTGACTCTTTCAACGGAGAGGTTCCAAATGATCCAGAAAGAAGCACCCTTGGATTGTCGAAGCTACCTAGTCCATGTCACCAAGTACCAAGCTGCCCAAAACTGCAAG ACGTGGATAGTTGGAAAATGGATTACTTCAAGAGAGCAAAAGTGGGCTCCCCCCGGCACCCATTTTCACCAATTCGTGGTTCCCGCTATACTGCCTTTCAGAAGCGACTGCACTTACGGTCTCGCCGCCATGAAGCTTCCTGATGATGTCCAAGGCCTGGGATCTTGTGAG TATTCAATGGAGAGAGGGGTCATCCATGCTTGCCATGCAGGCGGCGTGGTTCATGTCTTGGAGGGCTGGACTCACCACGAAGTAGGTGCTATTGATGTGGATAAAATCGACGTCGTATGGAACGCTGCACTCAAACACGGCTTAAAGCCTGTTTCCAGTACTACAGTCGCCAAACATATATAA